The following proteins are co-located in the Diaphorobacter sp. HDW4B genome:
- a CDS encoding nitrogen regulation protein NR(II) encodes MENVTQAPGSMPSSADAVASATASAALAGDDALPQWQLHRWHSAWRRWSLWTLLVVLVASMLITLVWLAGRYEASQVQSRVERDAADAVSDIRIAFAHNVQNMQSLQMGEPDLANWENRASELLNARRELVRLEWRDAQLKVRAHAESPFRPMNWDPADGSNSIHSDMNLSCTNARRVGGPSYSSSYFQPLPNGMGSEMMELCLPLMDDGRVTGFLIATYSLQTVLVDLVAPSLQRGQEVSFTEADGTRLAVVGAMRRGTRMFTAQQLFDLPGTTLILRLDSWHAAPSVFPNVLTALVTAMSIALVSVLIVLVRDNRRRLRAERDLGEALAFRKAMEDSQVTGLRARDLDGRITYVNPAFCEMVGFTADELIGHTNPLPYWPPELAGEYSARQTVRMSGQHIPPREGYESIFMRKDGTRFPVMIYEAPLINAQGLHTGWMGSFLDVSEQRRVEEISRASQERLQATARLATVGEMASLLSHELNQPLAAISSYASGSLNLLQTEAPTASPPSENLADVRVGIQRIAQQAERAGKVIKSVHDFVRRRDQSREDVSAQDLVDAVLPLIRLQAHKLRVHIQIIIEPELPEIYCDRTMVEQVLLNLARNGMQSMDHPDIQPRVLEIRVRRAASNAQNKWLEFSVSDMGAGIADDVAARLFTPFYTTRAEGMGLGLSLCRTVVEQHGGFLGHAAREPRGTVFTFTLPAFQPEAA; translated from the coding sequence ATGGAAAACGTGACGCAGGCCCCCGGGTCGATGCCATCGTCGGCGGATGCTGTCGCTTCGGCCACGGCCTCTGCGGCCTTGGCTGGCGACGATGCGTTGCCGCAATGGCAACTGCACCGCTGGCACAGCGCATGGCGTCGCTGGTCGCTGTGGACGCTGCTGGTGGTGCTGGTTGCCAGCATGCTGATCACGCTGGTGTGGCTGGCCGGTCGCTACGAGGCCAGTCAGGTGCAGTCGCGTGTGGAGCGCGATGCGGCCGACGCGGTCTCGGATATCCGCATCGCGTTTGCGCACAACGTGCAGAACATGCAGTCGCTGCAGATGGGCGAGCCCGATCTGGCCAACTGGGAAAACCGCGCGAGCGAGCTGCTCAACGCGCGGCGCGAACTGGTGCGCCTCGAATGGCGCGACGCGCAGCTCAAGGTGCGCGCGCATGCTGAGTCGCCGTTTCGCCCGATGAACTGGGACCCGGCGGACGGCAGCAACAGCATCCATTCCGACATGAACCTCTCGTGCACCAACGCGCGGCGCGTGGGCGGACCTTCGTATTCGAGCAGCTACTTCCAGCCGCTGCCCAACGGCATGGGCTCGGAGATGATGGAGCTGTGCCTGCCGCTGATGGACGATGGCCGCGTCACCGGTTTTCTGATCGCCACCTACTCGCTGCAGACCGTGCTGGTCGATCTGGTCGCGCCCAGTCTGCAGCGCGGCCAGGAGGTGTCGTTCACCGAGGCCGACGGCACGCGCCTGGCCGTGGTCGGCGCGATGCGGCGCGGCACGCGCATGTTCACCGCGCAGCAGTTGTTCGACCTGCCGGGCACCACGCTGATTCTGCGGCTCGACAGCTGGCATGCCGCGCCCAGTGTGTTTCCCAACGTGCTCACCGCGCTGGTCACGGCCATGTCGATTGCGCTGGTGTCGGTGCTGATCGTGCTGGTGCGCGACAACCGCCGTCGCCTGCGCGCCGAGCGCGATCTGGGCGAGGCGCTGGCGTTTCGCAAGGCCATGGAGGACTCGCAGGTCACGGGCCTGCGCGCACGCGATCTCGATGGCCGCATCACCTATGTGAACCCCGCGTTCTGCGAGATGGTGGGCTTCACCGCCGACGAGTTGATCGGCCACACCAACCCGTTGCCTTACTGGCCACCGGAACTGGCGGGGGAGTACAGCGCGCGTCAGACGGTGCGCATGTCGGGCCAGCACATTCCGCCGCGCGAGGGCTATGAATCGATCTTCATGCGCAAGGACGGCACGCGCTTTCCGGTGATGATCTACGAGGCTCCGCTGATCAACGCGCAGGGCCTGCACACCGGCTGGATGGGCTCGTTCCTCGACGTGAGCGAGCAGCGCCGCGTCGAGGAAATCTCGCGCGCCTCGCAGGAGCGCCTGCAGGCCACGGCGCGTCTGGCCACGGTCGGCGAGATGGCGTCGTTGCTGAGCCACGAACTGAATCAGCCGCTCGCCGCCATTTCCAGCTACGCCTCCGGCTCGCTCAATCTGCTGCAGACCGAAGCGCCCACGGCCAGCCCACCTTCGGAGAATCTGGCCGATGTGCGCGTGGGCATCCAGCGCATTGCGCAGCAGGCCGAGCGCGCGGGCAAGGTGATCAAGAGCGTGCACGACTTTGTCCGCCGCCGCGACCAGTCGCGCGAGGACGTCTCGGCGCAGGACCTCGTCGACGCCGTGCTGCCGCTGATCCGCCTGCAGGCGCACAAGCTGCGCGTGCACATCCAGATCATCATCGAGCCTGAATTGCCCGAGATCTACTGCGACCGCACCATGGTCGAGCAGGTGCTGCTCAACCTCGCGCGCAATGGCATGCAGTCCATGGACCATCCCGACATCCAGCCGCGCGTGCTTGAAATCCGCGTGCGCCGCGCGGCATCGAATGCGCAGAACAAGTGGCTGGAATTCTCGGTCAGCGACATGGGCGCAGGCATCGCCGATGATGTGGCAGCACGCCTGTTCACCCCGTTCTACACCACGCGCGCCGAGGGCATGGGCCTTGGCCTGAGCCTGTGCCGCACCGTGGTCGAGCAGCACGGAGGTTTTCTCGGACACGCCGCCCGCGAGCCTCGTGGTACGGTATTCACTTTCACTCTCCCTGCATTTCAACCAGAAGCCGCCTGA
- a CDS encoding response regulator transcription factor translates to MEPVSNATVYIVDDDAEVREALAWLLRSRRVPSEAYDSAESFELMLSERLPQRQPCCLLLDVRMPGMSGLALFDRMIERGDVAAMPVIFLTGHADVPTAVATVKRGAFDFCEKPFSDNQLVNRIEAALEQSAAYLEASKAKHQVKDRLGELTDRERDVMRLVVEGLPNKLIADQLDISVRTVEVHRARLFDKMQVKSAVELANLLRDNA, encoded by the coding sequence ATGGAACCCGTCTCCAACGCCACCGTTTACATCGTCGATGACGACGCCGAAGTGCGCGAGGCACTCGCCTGGTTGCTGCGCTCGCGCCGTGTGCCGAGCGAAGCCTACGACAGCGCCGAATCCTTCGAACTGATGCTCAGCGAACGCCTGCCGCAACGCCAGCCCTGCTGCCTGCTGCTGGATGTGCGCATGCCCGGCATGAGTGGCCTCGCCCTGTTCGACCGCATGATCGAGCGCGGCGACGTGGCCGCCATGCCGGTGATCTTTCTGACCGGCCACGCGGATGTGCCCACGGCCGTTGCCACCGTCAAGCGCGGTGCTTTCGACTTCTGCGAGAAGCCGTTTTCGGACAACCAACTGGTCAACCGGATTGAAGCGGCGCTGGAGCAGTCGGCGGCCTATCTGGAGGCGTCCAAGGCCAAGCATCAGGTGAAAGATCGGCTCGGTGAACTGACCGACCGGGAGCGGGATGTCATGCGGCTGGTTGTCGAAGGGCTGCCCAACAAGCTGATTGCGGATCAGTTGGATATCAGTGTGCGGACTGTGGAGGTGCATCGGGCGCGGCTGTTTGACAAGATGCAGGTGAAGTCGGCTGTGGAACTGGCAAATTTGTTGCGCGATAACGCGTGA
- a CDS encoding carbon-nitrogen hydrolase family protein, with protein MKIAAIQMVSGTVLEANLATARKLLEEAAARGAELACLPEYFCVMGHKDTDKLKLREEPGKGRIQQFLADAARELNLWIVGGTLPLRAPSDDHVYNTTLVYSPLGECVARYDKIHLFRFDSGNEHYDEARVISPGTEPVRFTITARDGSAWRVGLSVCYDLRFPELYRAHARAGADLLLVPSAFTFVTGSAHWDVLLRARAVENLAYVLAPAQGGVHENGRRTWGHSMLVDPWGTVLAQRAQGECVVIGALDHRQLREMRAQLPALDHRVL; from the coding sequence ATGAAGATCGCAGCGATTCAAATGGTCTCCGGCACCGTGCTGGAAGCCAATCTCGCCACCGCCCGCAAACTGCTCGAAGAAGCTGCAGCGCGCGGCGCGGAGCTGGCCTGTCTGCCCGAATATTTCTGCGTGATGGGCCATAAGGACACCGACAAGCTCAAGCTGCGCGAAGAGCCGGGCAAGGGCCGCATCCAGCAGTTTCTTGCGGATGCCGCGCGCGAGCTGAACCTGTGGATCGTCGGCGGCACGTTGCCCCTGCGTGCGCCCAGCGACGACCATGTCTACAACACCACGCTGGTGTATTCGCCGCTGGGCGAATGCGTGGCGCGCTACGACAAGATCCACCTGTTCCGCTTCGACAGCGGCAACGAGCACTACGACGAGGCGCGCGTGATTTCGCCCGGAACTGAGCCGGTTCGATTTACCATCACGGCCCGCGATGGCTCGGCCTGGCGCGTGGGGCTGTCGGTCTGCTACGACCTGCGTTTCCCCGAGCTGTACCGCGCGCATGCCCGCGCCGGGGCCGATCTGCTGCTGGTGCCGAGTGCCTTCACCTTCGTCACCGGCAGCGCGCATTGGGATGTGCTGCTGCGCGCGCGGGCGGTGGAAAATCTCGCCTACGTGCTTGCGCCCGCGCAGGGCGGCGTACACGAGAATGGCCGCCGCACCTGGGGGCACAGCATGCTGGTCGATCCCTGGGGCACGGTGCTGGCGCAGCGCGCACAGGGTGAGTGCGTGGTGATCGGCGCGCTCGACCATCGCCAACTGCGCGAGATGCGCGCGCAACTGCCCGCGCTCGATCACCGGGTCTTGTAG
- a CDS encoding OmpA family protein, whose translation MRKTLLVGSLAAVMLATGCANMSDTQRRTATGAGVGALGGAAVGAMTGGHAGTGAVIGAGVGALGTYLWSQHMERQKQEMQAATQGTGVVVTQTADNQLKLDIPSDISFATNRSDIQGNFQPILDKFAEGLRNNPETEVRIVGHTDSTGTDAINNPLSLDRATSTRNYLTSHGVNGSRIQVEGRGEREPIATNDTNEGRAKNRRVEIYVGQRQG comes from the coding sequence ATGCGTAAAACCCTTCTCGTTGGAAGCCTCGCCGCCGTCATGCTGGCCACCGGCTGCGCGAACATGAGCGACACCCAACGCCGCACGGCCACCGGCGCCGGCGTAGGCGCACTTGGCGGCGCAGCCGTCGGCGCGATGACAGGCGGCCACGCAGGCACGGGCGCTGTGATCGGCGCGGGCGTGGGCGCTCTGGGCACCTACCTCTGGTCGCAGCACATGGAACGCCAGAAGCAGGAAATGCAAGCCGCCACCCAAGGCACCGGCGTGGTCGTGACGCAGACGGCCGACAACCAACTCAAGCTGGACATCCCGAGCGACATCTCGTTCGCCACCAACCGCTCCGACATCCAGGGCAACTTCCAGCCCATCCTCGACAAATTCGCCGAAGGCCTGCGCAACAACCCAGAAACGGAAGTGCGCATCGTCGGCCACACCGACTCGACCGGCACGGACGCCATCAACAACCCCTTGTCGCTCGACCGCGCCACCAGCACCCGCAACTACCTCACCTCGCACGGCGTGAACGGCTCTCGCATCCAGGTCGAAGGCCGTGGCGAACGGGAACCGATTGCGACCAACGACACCAACGAAGGCCGTGCCAAGAACCGCCGCGTTGAGATCTACGTGGGGCAGCGTCAGGGGTAA
- a CDS encoding YhdP family protein produces MTEQPSPPSRLLHFLAGFARWSLGLLLAFWLLVAVAWGLLHGFIVPRIGEFRQQVQTQAEKALGVPVRIGGLAAQSEGLIPTLELSDVQLLDPMGREALRLPQVVVAVSPRSLLRWGFDQLYIKAPELDVRRDESGQIHVAGLPITGSAGGDDNAAADWLFSQGEVVILHGKVRWTDELREAPPLELTDVNLVLRNGAWRHRMRLDATPPEGWGERFSVRGEFREPIWSTAGGNWQTWSGQIYVDLPNGDVSRLNEYADLGALTVGEGEGAVRAWVDVRRGKITGGVADVALKQVRATLGNKLEPISLDSVKGRVGAQQFDNGFEISVEHLSFVADDGLSWPDTTLFFRQTGADPRNPSLEQGELRASQLNLAVLAQIADRLPLGDAVHKPLRDVAPRGVARNVQATWHGPLSSPRQYQANGLIEDLSMGSSAKGEPGNSMPGISGARVQFALTQAGGNATLAVKDGALVFPGVFEEPAIPMQQLSANVNWQIDGERLAVDVQNAKFANADAAGEARASWRTADPRKSSSGSRFPGVFDLSGTASRADGTRVHRYLPLGIPEHTRHYVRDAVNTGVATGVQFKVKGDLHDFPFSKPGQGDFRIAAQVKNVNYTYVPTSLQAAGELPWPQLTGLSGELVFDRSTMQIKNANGTLGGLAQVKVRNANAEIPDLNHPVVGVDANALGPLADMLGLVRKSHITQLTEHALDQAVVSGNAELKLQLSLPIDHINDSKVQGNVKLVGNDVQFTPDVPQVTQAQGSVQFSETGFSIVGVQGKALGGDVKLEGGMRSQPNQPAGQRSSSSLVQVLAQGTASAEGLRAVAPAGPLADLASHATGTTPYSVQVGIRRGVPELLVNASLQGMAIDLPAPLGKTEQTLMPVRFETQLTQASVDAGNGAPLVEQLKVDVANVGGVHYVRQLGEQNQPGKVLSGAIGVGLPTGQALRLPESGVTAELVLGDVDVGPWQALAKAAEDKQSTAPAHPELQGYQPSRINVRAKSLAFGGRVLHQVDASVTRQKDLWRVNAKADELSGLIEYRLASDSVPAPGLIYARLDRLKMPESHDDGGTASDLLDDEPRTLPALDIVVQDFEIHDRKLGRIEVLARNANTSDGRREWRLAHLNLVTPEATFTSSGNWALLGGTGANAERRTVMNFELDVRDSGDLLARFNMPGVVKRGKGKMTGQVAWMGAPLSPDYPTMTGQVHVDMQAGQFLKADPGLAKLLSVLSLQSIPRRLTLDFRDVFSEGFAFDFVRGDVRIERGLATTNNLQMKGLNAAVLMEGKADLEKETQDLRVVVVPEINAMTASLVATAINPVIGLGSFLAQVFLRGPLIQAATQEFRVDGTWSDPRVEKVKRSKAATDAATKAVTGSSGASGTVGQAAEAKQEKTGETQ; encoded by the coding sequence ATGACCGAGCAGCCTTCCCCTCCCTCACGCCTGCTGCATTTTCTTGCAGGGTTCGCGCGATGGTCGCTGGGGCTGCTGCTCGCTTTCTGGCTACTGGTTGCTGTCGCCTGGGGCTTGCTGCACGGCTTCATTGTGCCGCGTATCGGAGAATTCCGTCAGCAGGTACAAACCCAAGCCGAGAAGGCCTTGGGGGTACCCGTGCGAATCGGCGGTCTGGCCGCGCAAAGCGAGGGTTTGATACCCACTTTGGAGCTGTCCGACGTCCAACTGCTTGACCCCATGGGCCGTGAGGCATTGCGCCTGCCGCAGGTGGTGGTAGCGGTGTCGCCGCGCTCGCTTTTGCGTTGGGGATTCGATCAGCTCTACATCAAGGCCCCCGAACTCGACGTGCGGCGCGACGAATCCGGGCAGATCCACGTGGCCGGTCTGCCGATCACCGGCAGCGCGGGCGGCGACGACAACGCGGCGGCCGACTGGCTGTTTTCGCAGGGCGAAGTCGTCATCCTGCACGGCAAGGTGCGCTGGACCGACGAGCTGCGCGAAGCGCCGCCGCTGGAACTCACCGACGTCAACCTGGTGTTGCGCAACGGCGCGTGGCGACACCGCATGCGACTCGATGCCACGCCCCCCGAAGGCTGGGGCGAGCGCTTTTCGGTGCGCGGCGAGTTCCGCGAGCCGATCTGGTCGACCGCAGGCGGCAACTGGCAGACCTGGAGCGGCCAGATCTATGTCGACCTGCCCAATGGCGACGTGTCGCGCCTGAATGAATATGCCGACCTCGGTGCGCTCACCGTGGGCGAAGGCGAGGGCGCGGTGCGCGCCTGGGTCGATGTGCGGCGCGGCAAGATCACCGGCGGCGTGGCTGATGTGGCGCTCAAGCAGGTGCGTGCCACGCTGGGCAACAAGCTGGAGCCGATCTCGCTCGATTCGGTGAAAGGCCGCGTCGGCGCGCAGCAGTTCGACAACGGCTTCGAGATCAGCGTGGAGCATCTCTCGTTCGTGGCCGACGATGGGCTGAGCTGGCCCGACACCACGCTGTTCTTCCGCCAGACCGGTGCCGATCCGCGCAATCCGTCCCTCGAACAGGGCGAACTGCGCGCGAGCCAGTTGAATCTCGCGGTGCTCGCGCAGATCGCCGACCGCCTGCCGCTGGGCGATGCGGTGCACAAGCCGCTGCGCGACGTCGCACCGCGTGGCGTGGCCCGCAACGTGCAGGCGACCTGGCACGGCCCGCTGAGTTCGCCGCGCCAATACCAGGCCAACGGGCTGATCGAAGACCTGTCCATGGGCAGCTCGGCCAAGGGGGAACCTGGCAACTCCATGCCGGGCATCTCTGGTGCACGCGTGCAGTTTGCACTCACTCAGGCAGGCGGCAACGCGACGCTGGCGGTGAAAGATGGTGCACTGGTGTTCCCCGGCGTGTTCGAGGAACCGGCGATTCCCATGCAGCAGTTGTCGGCCAACGTGAACTGGCAGATCGATGGCGAGCGTCTGGCGGTCGATGTGCAGAACGCCAAGTTCGCCAACGCCGATGCAGCGGGCGAAGCGCGCGCAAGCTGGCGCACCGCCGATCCGCGCAAGTCGTCGTCGGGCTCGCGCTTTCCGGGCGTGTTCGATCTGTCGGGCACGGCCTCGCGCGCCGACGGCACGCGCGTGCACCGCTATCTGCCGCTCGGCATTCCCGAGCACACGCGCCACTACGTGCGCGACGCCGTCAACACGGGCGTGGCGACCGGCGTGCAATTCAAGGTCAAGGGTGACCTGCACGACTTCCCGTTCAGCAAGCCGGGGCAGGGCGATTTCCGCATCGCCGCGCAGGTCAAGAACGTGAACTACACCTATGTGCCCACCTCGCTGCAGGCAGCAGGCGAGCTGCCCTGGCCGCAGCTCACGGGGCTGTCCGGCGAGCTGGTGTTCGACCGCTCGACCATGCAGATCAAGAACGCCAACGGCACGCTCGGCGGACTCGCGCAGGTCAAGGTGCGCAATGCGAATGCGGAGATTCCCGACCTCAACCATCCCGTCGTCGGCGTGGATGCGAACGCGCTGGGGCCGCTCGCCGACATGCTGGGCCTCGTGCGCAAGTCGCACATCACGCAGCTCACCGAACACGCGCTTGATCAGGCGGTGGTGAGCGGCAATGCCGAACTCAAGCTGCAGCTCAGCCTGCCCATCGATCACATCAACGACTCCAAGGTGCAGGGCAATGTGAAGCTGGTCGGCAACGATGTGCAGTTCACGCCCGATGTGCCGCAGGTCACGCAGGCGCAGGGCTCGGTGCAGTTTTCCGAAACGGGCTTTTCGATTGTCGGCGTGCAAGGCAAGGCGCTGGGCGGTGACGTGAAGCTCGAAGGTGGCATGCGCTCGCAGCCCAATCAGCCAGCGGGGCAAAGGTCGAGTTCGTCGCTGGTGCAAGTGCTGGCGCAAGGCACGGCCAGTGCCGAAGGTCTGCGCGCTGTGGCACCTGCGGGTCCGCTCGCTGATCTTGCCAGCCACGCGACGGGCACGACGCCGTATTCGGTGCAGGTCGGCATTCGCCGTGGCGTGCCCGAGCTGTTGGTCAACGCGTCGCTGCAGGGCATGGCCATCGACTTGCCCGCGCCGCTGGGCAAGACCGAGCAGACCTTGATGCCCGTGCGCTTCGAGACGCAGCTCACGCAGGCATCCGTCGATGCGGGCAACGGCGCGCCGCTCGTCGAGCAGTTGAAGGTGGACGTGGCCAACGTCGGCGGCGTGCATTACGTGCGCCAGTTGGGCGAGCAGAACCAGCCGGGCAAGGTGCTGAGCGGTGCCATCGGCGTGGGCTTGCCGACCGGGCAGGCGCTGCGTCTGCCGGAGTCGGGCGTGACGGCCGAACTGGTGCTGGGCGATGTGGATGTCGGCCCGTGGCAGGCACTGGCCAAGGCGGCTGAGGACAAGCAGAGCACCGCGCCCGCCCATCCCGAACTGCAGGGCTACCAGCCGTCGCGCATCAACGTGCGCGCCAAGTCGCTGGCGTTTGGCGGTCGCGTGCTGCACCAGGTCGATGCCAGCGTGACGCGGCAAAAAGACCTCTGGCGCGTGAACGCCAAGGCCGATGAACTGAGCGGGTTGATCGAATACCGCCTTGCGAGCGATTCCGTGCCCGCACCGGGGCTGATCTACGCGCGGCTCGATCGGCTGAAGATGCCCGAATCGCATGACGATGGTGGCACAGCCAGTGATCTGCTCGACGACGAGCCGCGCACCTTGCCCGCGCTCGACATCGTCGTGCAGGACTTCGAAATCCACGACCGCAAACTCGGTCGCATCGAAGTGCTGGCGCGCAACGCCAACACCAGCGACGGTCGCCGCGAATGGCGGCTGGCGCATTTGAATCTCGTCACGCCCGAGGCCACCTTCACGTCGAGCGGCAACTGGGCGCTGTTGGGTGGAACCGGCGCGAATGCCGAGCGCCGCACGGTGATGAATTTCGAGCTTGATGTGCGCGATTCCGGCGATCTGCTCGCGCGCTTCAACATGCCGGGCGTGGTCAAACGCGGCAAAGGCAAGATGACCGGTCAGGTCGCGTGGATGGGCGCGCCGCTCTCGCCTGACTATCCCACGATGACCGGCCAAGTGCATGTGGACATGCAGGCGGGCCAGTTCCTGAAGGCCGATCCGGGGCTCGCCAAGCTGCTCAGCGTGCTCAGCCTGCAGTCGATTCCGCGTCGCCTGACGCTGGACTTCCGCGATGTTTTCAGCGAAGGTTTCGCCTTCGACTTCGTGCGCGGCGACGTGCGCATCGAACGCGGTCTGGCCACCACCAACAATCTGCAGATGAAGGGCCTGAACGCCGCGGTGCTCATGGAGGGCAAGGCCGATCTGGAAAAGGAAACGCAGGACCTGCGCGTCGTCGTGGTGCCCGAGATCAACGCGATGACCGCATCGCTGGTCGCCACGGCGATCAATCCGGTGATCGGCTTGGGCAGCTTTCTCGCGCAGGTGTTCCTGCGCGGTCCGCTGATTCAGGCGGCCACGCAGGAATTCCGCGTCGACGGCACCTGGTCCGATCCGCGTGTGGAAAAGGTCAAGCGCAGCAAGGCCGCGACGGACGCAGCGACCAAGGCCGTGACCGGCTCTTCCGGCGCCTCCGGCACTGTGGGGCAGGCTGCTGAAGCCAAGCAAGAGAAAACAGGAGAGACGCAATGA